Below is a window of Vibrio gazogenes DNA.
AACACCGAACTCGGCCAGAACCCCTTGACGATCCAGCTCAAGCGCACAGTTCAATGCAGTCTGACCGCCCATTGTCGGCAGAACAGCATCGGGACGTTCTTTTTCAATAATTTTACGGACAACTTCCCACTGGATCGGCTCGATATAGGTTGCATCAGCCATCTCAGGATCGGTCATAATCGTTGCCGGATTCGAGTTGACCAGAATAACCCGATAACCTTCTTCTCTCAGAGCCTTACATGCTTGTGCTCCGGAGTAGTCAAACTCACAGGCTTGGCCGATTACAATCGGGCCTGCACCTAAGATTAGAATACTTTGTATGTCACTACGTTTTGGCATCGTCTACTCGCTCCGAATTAAGCACGGTTTTGTTGGATAAGTTCAATAAAGTGATCAAATAGAGGCGCTGCATCATGTGGCCCGGGGCTCGCTTCGGGATGCCCCTGGAAACTAAACGCTGGTTTATCAGTACGATGAATGCCCTGAAGGGAACCGTCAAATAATGATTTGTGGGTCGCTTTCAGCGTTGCCGGCAAACTGGTTTCATCCGCAGCAAAGCCGTGGTTTTGCGAGGTAATCATTACGACATCCCGCTCGATATCTTTGACCGGATGGTTCGCACCATGATGACCGAACTTCATTTTGATCGTTTTTGCACCGGATGCCAGTGCGAGGATTTGATGACCCAAACAGATACCAAACAGTGGAATCTCTTTTTCCAAAAAGGTTTGCGTCGCTTCAATGGCGTATGTACAAGGTTCCGGATCCCCTGGCCCATTCGACAGGAAAATACCATCAGGATTCATTGCTAAAACCGTTTCCGCTGGAGTTTCTGCCGGAACCACGGTCAGACGGCATCCGCGGTCAACCAACATCCGCAGAATATTTCTCTTGGCGCCAAAATCGTATGCAACGATATGATAAGGAAGCTCACTTTGATTTTTAGCCTGAGGGAATCCACTTGCCAAAGACCAAGATCCTTGAGTCCACTCATAAGCTTCTTTGGTCGTCACGACTTTTGCCAAATCCATGCCTTTCAGGCCGGGAAACTCTTTCGCTTTTGCTAAAGCAAGTGACTCATCCAAATTATCACCGGCCATAATACAACCGCTTTGAGCACCTTTTTCACGCAGGATCCGAGTCAATTTTCGTGTGTCGATGTCCGCGATACCAACGATATTTCGGCCCTTCAAATACTCAGATAGGGTTTGCTCACTTCTGAAGTTCGACGCAATCAATGGCAAATCACGAATGATGAGTCCTTGGGCATGAATGTCTGAGGATTCTTCATCTTCTGAGTTGGTGCCTGTATTACCAATGTGGGGATAAGTCAGTGTGACAATTTGTTGAGAGTAGGAAGGATCAGTGAGGATTTCTTGGTACCCCGTCATCGAGGTATTAAAAACGACTTCACCAACGGAGACGCCATCTGCGCCAATGGACAGTCCGTGGAACACTGTCCCATCTTCTAGGACTAACAGTGCTGACTTGCTCAAGACAACCTCCAGAATAAAAATGCAAAAAATTTAGATTAAACTGCAAATTTGCCTTCCTTAGTCACTATAGGTTAGAACCATAGTGTATTTCGGACAAATTAGACGCATTTTATAGATATGTGTGATTTGTGTCAATATTCAAAATTTATCAAATATGTTTTTTTACCGTGTTATATAAAAAAACAAAATGAACAGAGTAAAAAGACACATTAAATATGCATTATCAAATGCTAAAAGGGAGACATAAGTCAAAAAAAGGGAGAATGTGGAAAAATGAATCACAAAAAAATTAAAAAACTAACGCAATCGATAACGGAAGCAGCAAAAGATAACTTTTCTTACCTTTAATACAAATAAAACCTCATCTCTTTTATTATATAAAATAAAAAAGGCCCTCGCGCGGCTGATGATGGGGCACATGTAAGATTTATAATTTGAGAAAAATCGAATGCGCCGGAGACATCCAGCGCATAATTATGTATTTAAAGTTGATTAAGAGAAAGGACATCCGTCATCGTATAAAAGCCAGCAGGTTTATCTGATAACCAGATCGCAGCTTTCACAGCGCCATTGGCAAAAGTCATCCGGTCAGAAGCTTTATGTGAAATTTCAACACGCTCCCCCAGATCAGCAAACATCGCGGTGTGTTCACCAACAATATCTCCGGCCCGAATCGTCGCAAAGCCAATTTCTTCCCGGCTCCTTTCACCCGTAATTCCTTCTCTGGCATAGACGGCAACATCTTTCAGTTCATTACCCATTGCATGAGCAATTGCTTCTCCCATCCCTAAAGCAGTCCCGGACGGTGCATCGACTTTGTGACGATGGTGAGCTTCAATGATTTCGATATCACAATAACTGCCCATCACCTTGGCGGCTTTTTCCAAGAGTTTGAATACCAAATTCACACCAACACTATAATTAGGCGCCATGACAACGGGAATATCTTGTGCAGCCTGATGAATTTGGGCAATTTCAGAGTCAGAAAATCCAGTTGTACCAATGACAATACTTTTGCCATAATTTTTACATAACGCGATATTTGCCAAGGTGCTCACGGGTGACGTGAAATCAATAATAACGTCGAATTGATCAATTGCACTTTCCAGATTATCAACCAATGTGACACCAAAGTGTCCCTCACCACATAACTCTCCGATATCAACACCTACCAATGATGATTCCGGACGTTCAGAACCCACTCCTACAGTTGCGGCATCATGATGATGTGTAGCTTTGACGAGATTACGCCCCATGCGACCAGCAGCACCTGCTATTGCAATTTTAACCATTGCTAACTTCTCCATTCTGATCAGATACGAATCGAAAAATTCCATCCGTATTTCATATAACGATTTATTTTTCTAAACTACCAACATTCAATCCATGTGGCTAGGCTTGTTCACGCTTCATAACCGAATATCACGACATTGACGCCAGCTCGGCTCAACGGGAAAAGTCATGAATGAGTTGTTCAACGATAGGTAAATTCGCTTCCGGAAATTGATAGTCAACCAACGCAGCAATAGAAACCCATTGCCCTTCCTGACCTTCTCTGCCATAAGGCGTGCCGGTAAAATCCGTCACCGAAATAAAATCAAACACCAGTGATTTATCCGGATAATCATGAGTCAGATGCTGATATGGATGTTGCACAACAACGTCAATGCCGATTTCTTCGTCTAACTCACGGTGAATCGCTGCTTCAATCGACTCCCCGCTCTCAACTTTGCCGCCGGGAAACTCCCAGAATCCACCTTTATGTAGATGAGCAGGCCGTTTCGTAATATAAACTTGTGATTGCTCCTGATTGAAAATGATCGCAGCAACAATATGTGTTCTTTTCATACTTTCCTCTGACACGCAATTATCCATCGAGTCTAACGATAATTGCCCGGCAAAAAAAGAGCCGCTTTATCAGCGGCTCTCAGATCATGTTGAATTTTTATGCAATACGTCCGTGGCACTGCTTGTATTTTTTGCCGCTACCACATGGACAAGGCTCATTACGTCCAACTTTTTTCTCTTCACGAACCAGTGGCTGATGGCCTTCATGTGATTCGTCGCCTTGTAAGGAATCGCTAGCTGCGTGTTGTGCTTGCGCATGACGAGCCGCCTCTTCAACCTGTGCTTGACGACGTGCTTCCATCTCATCAACTTCTTCAGGTTGTTGCACCCGAACTTTTGACAGAATTGTAATCACATCAGATTTCAGAGAGTCCAGCAGACCTTCAAACAGTTCAAACGACTCGCGTTTATATTCCTGCTTAGGGTTCTTTTGCGCATATCCACGTAAATGAATCCCCTGTCGTAGATGATCCATCGCTGCCAAATGTTCTTTCCATAATGTATCCAGCGTTTGTAGCATGACGGATTTTTCGAAATTACGCAGTACTTCTACGCCAACTAATGTTTCTTTCTCTCGGTAGACTTTGACCGCTTCGGCAATGATACGCTCACGAAGTACTTCTTCATACAGCTTATCATCTTCATCCAGCCATTCCTGAATCGGCAAGTTCAGATCAAAATCGAGCTTCAGACGATTGTGTAATCCCTCAATATCCCACATGTCTTCCAGAGACTGCGGTGGAATGTATTCATCAATGACAGCAGTGAAAACATCGAAACGGTTCTGCTCGAGCATTTCCTGAATGTCTTCCGCTTCCATCAACTCATCACGAAGCTCATAGACGACCTTACGCTGATCATTGGCAACATCATCATATTCCAGCAACTGTTTACGGATATCGAAGTTGCGTCCTTCAACCTTACGTTGTGCTTTTTCTATAGAGCGAGACAGCAGTTTACTTTCAATCGCTTCGCCTTCATCCATCCCACTTTGAATCAGGCCAGCCATTCGATCCGAAGTAAAGATTCTCAGTAGTGCATCTTCCATTGAAAGATAGAAACGCGATGAACCCGCATCCCCTTGACGGCCAGAACGGCCTCTCAACTGGTTATCGATCCGGCGAGATTCATGTCGCTCGGTACCGATAATATGCAAACCACCGGCTTCAAGTACCTGTTCATGTACTTTTTGCCATTCCGCTTTGATTTGATCAATCTGTTCTTGAGTCGGATTATCCAGAGCATCAACTTTTGACTGCCAACTCCCACCTAAAACGATATCCGTCCCACGACCGGCCATATTGGTTGCAATCGTAACAGAACCAGGCTTACCCGCTTCAGCAACAATTTCAGCCTCTTTTTCGTGAAACTTAGCATTCAATACATTGTGTTTTACTTTGGCCTTTTTCAGCGCCTGAGACAGAAGCTCGGATTTCTCAATTGAAATCGTCCCGACTAGGATGGGCTGCCCTTTTTGTACCCGCTCTTTAATATCTTCAATGATCGCTGCGAATTTTTCGGTTTCAGTCCGATAAACCACGTCCGCCATATCATCACGAATCATCGGTTTATTGGTTGGGATGACCACCGTCTCCAAACCATAAATAGTCTGGAATTCGAATGCTTCTGTATCGGCAGTCCCGGTCATACCTGACAGTTTTTCATAGAGACGGAAGTAGTTCTGGAAGGTGATCGAAGCTAGTGTCTGATTCTCATTTTGGATTTTCACCCCTTCTTTGGCTTCAACGGCCTGATGCAAACCATCAGACCAGCGACGACCGGGCATTGTCCGTCCTGTATGTTCATCGACGATGATCACTTCACCTTCGTTTGAAACGATGTAATCGACATCTTTCTCAAACAAAACATGTGCTCTAAGCGCTGCATTCACATGATGGAGCAAGCTGATATTCGCCGGAGAGTATAGGGTATCCCCTTCATTCATCAGGCCATTTTTCACCAACAGTTCCTCGACATATTCTTGCCCGGTTTCTGTCAGGTAGACCTGTTTCACTTTTTCATCAACGGTGTAGTGCTCATCGCCTCGATACTCTTCCGAATCTTCTTTTTCTTGCCTTTTCAGCGAAGGAATCAAGGTATTAATGCGAGTGTACAACTCAGAACTGTCTTCAGCAGGACCGGAAATAATCAATGGCGTTCTGGCTTCATCAATCAGAATAGAGTCCACCTCATCGACTATCGCGAAAAAGCGAGCTCTCTGAACGCGATCTTCTTTACGAAACGCCATATTATCGCGCAAATAGTCGAAGCCGAACTCATTGTTTGTCCCATAAATAATATCGGCCAGATAGGCTTCTTGCTTCTCTTGAGGCATCATTCCGGGGACATTGACACCAACGGTCATACCCAAAAACTCAAACAGCGCCCGGTTGGTTTCAGCATCCCGTTTGGCAAGATAATCGTTCACGGTAACGACATGGACACCATGTCCTGGTAAAGCGTTCAGGTAAGCAGCTAGAGTCGCTGTCAGAGTTTTCCCTTCACCGGTACGCATCTCGGCGATTTGCCCGCCATTAAGCACCATCCCACCAATCAACTGAACATCAAAATGGCGCATACCGAACACGCGTTTCGATGCTTCGCGCACCGTCGCAAACGCTTCAGGAAGGAGTTGATCGAGTGTTTCTCCCTGAGCTAAGCGCTCCCGAAATTCAATCGTTTTCGCTTTTAAATCTTCATCAGAGAACGCTTCATAAGCAGGTTCATAATTATTGATTTCTTTAACAATTTTTCTCAGGCGTCGCAATGTTCTGTCATTGCGGCTACCAATAACCTTAGTCAGTAGCTTAGTTATCATTTTTATCCGAATCTCTCTGTGCTTAGATCATTTGAGATCTATTCTTGTTCCATCAGTCTCTACCAGTCATCAACTAAGTGTACTGAGATAAATCATGTCTATCCGATATTGAGGCTTATCGATGGTTTTTCAAGACAATTCTTTTAAGAAGGACATAGTGTAAGGAATTTTTAGTCTGATCACCAATATCACCAACGATTTGTTTGATTGCAATACTTAAAATCATTCATCAAACGAAGAAAGAAACACCGGACACGCCATTAACGAGTGATTTGAGATAGAATAGAACAGCGAAAGTGATGCAAACTGGATCCCATAATGAGAAACCACCGCCCGACTGCGACGAATGAATTAATCAGCCATTCAAAGCTGAAAGAAATTCAGAAACATGCTGAGTCAATCAATCAGCTCAGTCAGATTATTTTACCACTGCTGCCAAAGGGCTCTCAGCCTTATGTCCGTGTGGCAAATCTTCGCCGCAGTCATTTAGTGCTGGAAGTGGCGAGTGCGGCAATCAAGATGAAAGTAGACTATGAGCGCTTACAAATCCTGAGCCATTTGCGCAATCAGGGATTTGCTCACCTGATCAGTCTCGAAGTAGTGATCAACCCATCAATTTATCGAATCAAATCATCTTCAGATGAAGAGAAAGCGCCTAAAAATCCACGAATAATTTCTTCTCAAACGGCAGATCTACTCAAATGCATTGCGGATCATGCTTCACCGAAAGTGAAAAAAAGACTAGAAAATATTGCCTGTCTTGCCAACAAGAAAAACGAGTAAGTCAGCCACTCTCGCGTATAAACAATCGCCTAATGCAAAAAAACCAGACACGAAGTCTGGTTTTTTACGAAAAAGATTGATTGTCAATTAAGCCAATACCGTACTTGGATCGGCGAAAGCAACCGGAGAACCAACGTCTTCACCAAACGTCGCCCATTCCCATGCTTCTTGGTCTGCTAGAAGTGCACGTAGCAATTGATTATTCAGACCGTGTCCTGATTTGTAAGCTCTAAATTCACCGACGATAGAATGACCACACATGTATAGATCGCCAATGGCATCCAACACTTTATGTGTGACAAATTCATTCGCAAAACGAAGTCCATCTTCATTTAGAATTCGATAATCATCCAGAACGATTGCACAATCGAAACTACCGCCCAGACAAAGATTCTGTGACTGTAGGTATTCAATATCACGCATGAAACCGAATGTTCTCGCCCGGGAAATATCCCGAACAAACGATTGAGATGAAAAGTCAAATAATAGTCGCTGCTCATCGGATTCAATTGCTGGATGGTTAAAGTCAATCTCAAAATCCATCCGAAAACCTTGATAAGGAACGAGCTCGGCCCATTTATCACCATCTTCAAAACGAACAGGCTTCTTCACCCGAATGAATCGCTTCGGCGCATTCTGAACTTCAATGCCAGCTTGCTGTAAAAGAAACACAAATGGGCTGGCACTCCCGTCCATAATCGGAATTTCCGGCGCATCGACTTCAACCACCGCATTATCGATTCCCATCCCTGCAAGAGCAGCATTCAAATGCTCCACGGTAGAAATTCGGATGCCTTCGTCATTCACAAGCGCGGTGCACAACATAGTGTCACGTACATCTTCTGGGTTTGCCGGAAAATCAACAGGCGGTGTTACGTCAGTTCGGCGATAAATGATACCGGTGTTTGCAGCGGCAGGGCGAAGAGTTAACGTGACTTTTCGACCAGAGTGAAGTCCCACCCCAGTTGTTTTCACTATCTCTTTCAACGTACGTTGTCTGATCATCTGCTTGCCTCAATGTCAGTGCTACAAAACACGGCCAAAATACCTATTGGCCGCAAATAATATCATAATTGTGAACGGTGTCAAATTATGATAAATCAATCAGCCTGACGACGTAAAAAAGCCGGAATATCAAGATAACCACTTTCTTTCTCTTTCGGAGCTGTACTCTGACCAGCGCCTTGAGAATTTGCCGATGAAGGCTGAGATTTTGACTCAACATTTCCTTGCAATTTCGGGGCCACTTTCTCTTCCGTCTTCGCAGCAACATGAGAAACACCACTTTGCTGTGGTGACGCAGCTTGCTGTTGAGTGCTCGCTGTCTGAGCGTTTGCTTTGCCACCGGCAACAAGCGTGATATCCGGTTTTTTCTCATTGCCGATGCCTGTTGCAACAACCGTCACACGAATCTCATCAGCCATATCCGGGTCAAGCGAGGTACCGATAACCACGGTTGCGTTATCCGAAGCAAATGCTTTTACTGTATTACCAACCGTCTCAAACTCATCCAGACGCATATCAAGACCAGCGGTAATGTTAACCAGTACGCCTCGTGCGCCAGCAAGATCGATATCTTCCAACAGCGGACTGGAGATAGCCATTTCAGCGGCTTCTTCTGCCCGGTCTTCGCCTTTTGCGACACCACTCCCCATCATTGCGTGTCCCATTTCAGACATGACTGTTCTCACATCTGCAAAGTCCACGTTGATCATGCCGGGGCGGGTAATCAATTCAGCAATCCCCTGAACTGCATTCTTCAATACGTCGTTCGCACTGGCAAAGGCTTCAAGTAACGTGATACCGCGTCCCAAGACCTTTAGCAGCTTCTCATTCGGAATCGTAATCAAAGAGTCAACATGTTTTGATAACTCTTCGATGCCTTGTTCTGCAAAGGCGAGTCGTTTCTTTCCTTCAAAGCTAAACGGCTTGGTGACCACAGCAACTGTTAATACGCCCAGTTCTTTTGCGACTTCAGCAATCACTGGTGCCGCTCCAGTACCGGTTCCGCCACCCATACCAGCTGCGATAAACACCATATCGGCACCCGTTAGGTATTCTTTAATTTTTTCTTTATCTTCAAGAGCAGCATCACGCCCCACTTGAGGATTTGCACCAGCACCTAACCCTTTGGTGATATCACCACCAATTTGAATTACAGCACTTACACTCGTTTTACGAAGTGCCTGCGCATCTGTGTTAACACTGATGAATTCCACGCCTTCGATGGATTCACGCACCATGTGTTCTACAGCGTTACCGCCGCCGCCACCAACTCCAACGACTTTAATTACAGCATCGTCAGACATTTCCATCATCGGTTCAAACATGTGTTATCTCCGTTTTTCCTGCAACTCAGGTTAAAACTCTTTCTGTATCCAATTACGCAAACGACCAAATAGTCCGGACATCGATTGGCGTTTAGGTTCGCTATATTCCGTCTCGTCGCTAATTTGACTATCCCTTGCATAATGAAGTAAACCAACCGCCGTAGAATGATACGGCTCTTTCACGTAGTCCGTGAGTCCACTCACTTCAAGTGGCTTTCCTACACGAACCTGATTGCGGAAAACACGTTCCGCACACTCGACCAGTCCTTCAATCTGAGCAGCACCACCCGTCAGAACGACCCCGGCAGCTAAATGATGTTTGATCCCTTCGGATCGTAATTTTTCCTGCACAGTATCGATAGTCTGATGAACCAGTCCCATTAATTCAGTGTAGCGAGGCTCTATCACTTCCGACAGAGTTTGACGCTGCAAACTACGGGAAGGACGTCCTCCGACACTGGGTACATTAACCGTGTCATCTTTACTGACTAACTCGCTCAATGCACATCCATATTTTACTTTTATCTCTTCAGCATCGCTGACTGGCGTCCCGAATGCAAATGCAATATCACTGGTCACAGCATTGCCGGCATACGAAAAAACTTCCGTATGGCGCAGAGCTCCGCCGGTCCAGATTGCAATATCCATCGTTCCAGCACCAATATCGACCACACAGACACCGAGTTCTCGCTCGTCTTCAGTGATCACGGCGTTGCTGGCAGCTAGTCCTGAATAGACCAGTTGTTCAACCTTCAACCCACAACGCTCGACAGCCTTAATGATATTTCTGGCCATATCATTATGACAGGATATAAGATGTACACTGACTTCCATGCGCACACCTGATAAACCAAGTGGATTTTTAATTCCCTCTTGGTAATCGATCGTAAACTCTTGGGGAATGACGTGCAGAATTCGCTGCTCATCACCAATCTTAATTGATTTCGCAGTATGAATAGCCCGATCCATATCTTCCTGAGAGACTTCTTCCTCAGAAATGGTTCCCATTCCCTTTTCAATTCGACTCGCAATATGTTTACCAGAGATTGATAAAAAGACATTGCTAATCTGACATTCCGCCATCAGTTCAGCTTGGTCGATCGCTCGCTGAACAGACTTTACAACCGATTCCAAATCATTCACACCACCCTTATCCATACCTCTGGATGGGCTTGTCCCTGCGCCGATGATATTAATCTGCCCATCAGGCAATATTTCTCCGACCAAAGCAGAAACAGTTGCCGTGCCAACATCGAGACCTACAATTATGTTGTCATCGGTCATTTTTGTCATCCGTTGTATTCTCTTGATCTAACTCTTGTTCCGAAAACCACCCGACAGCAGCCCCGGTATCATATCTGAGGTCAATATAGCTTATTTTTTCAGCTTTTTGACCAAAATAACGATAAAGTGCAACGAACCTCATGATTCGCTCCTTGATTGATTCTTTCCCCAGCTCAAGGCGAATACCGTTATCCAGTATAATCTGCCAAGCTCTTCGCTCATTAAGCAATAGAGAGGAAATATTCAATCCTAATTTTTGAAACTCAGGGTTATATTTTCGCCACATATCAAGTACTTCAACCGATGAATTTTCCGGGCCATATAATTTGACATGTTCCCCTTGCACAAGCCCCAAATCGCCATGAAACACCACACCATGTTCGTCTAAAAGAGACTGACCATTCCATATCGCCTGAACTTGGTGTTCAGTCAGAAACACTTTAATCGTATCAGGCCATTGCTTACGAATCGACGCATGTTCAACCCATGGGATCATTTGAACACTACGTTGTAACTGATCCACATCCTGAGACATAAATGTTCCGACGTGCTCCAACGAGGCAAAGGCCTGCTGGACATCATGTGCCGTGACATACTTCAAGTGTCCCTGCAAAATGATTCGAGACAGAGGTAATCGGTCTTCATCCCACATCCAACTTAACGCAGAATAAAGTAACAATCCGATGAAGAAAGTCACCGAGAACAGAAAAATCCCACCCCAGACTCGTTCTCTGAGCCATGGTGACAGTGACAACTGATGGCTTCTCATTAATATTTGCTTCATTCAAGTTCACCATCAGCCATCAATTGATTTTGTACACCCTGCTTTCGAATTACAATTGTGGCAAAACATTCACTATAACCTTCGGATTATACTGAGCTCACTCAAAGTATCAAATAAAGAAAAACAGAAATTTAGCCTTGATGCCAACTTCCACATTATTTGAAACAGATAAATATTAGTTTTTTATCCTATTTGTTGCATTTTATCGATATTCAACTGCAATAACGCTAATTGTCTCGCCACTTTGCCAATATCACCTGCACCTTGCGTCAGCACTAAGTCACCATCTTGTAATACATTAGCGAGAATATTCGGTAACGTTTGACTATCGGGAACAAATATGGGGTCTATTTTGCCACGACTCCGAATTGTGCGGCATAATGAACGCCCATCAGCACCGGCAATTGGTTTTTCTCCTGCCGGATAAACATCCAGCATAATCAACACATCAACTTGCTCAAGTACATTGGCAAAATCATCGTATAAGTCTCGGGTGCGACTATAGCGATGCGGTTGAAAAATCATCACTAACCGTTTTTCCGCCCAACCACTTCTGGCAGCCTGAATCGTCACATCAACTTCTGTCGGATGATGACCATAGTCATCAACCAGCATGACCTTTCCGCGTCCAGAATCAAATACACCTAAGTGATCAAAGCGGCGGCCGGTTCCCTGAGTACTTGCCATCGCTTTCAAAATCGCTTCATCACCAATGTCATCTTCAGTCGCAACAGCAATTGCTGCAGCAGCATTCATTGCATTATGACGGCCGGGAATATTCAAAGTAATCGATAAATCAGGTCGATCTTTGCGAACTACCGTAAATTGACCTTGCTGACCACGCTGCTGATAATTTTCGATACGGACGTCAGCATCCTGCGAAAAACCATATGTGACTACATGACGACTCAATTGAGGAATCAGTTCCCGGACGACAGGATCATCAATGCAGAGGATCGCCTGACCATAAAAAGGCAAATTATGTAAAAATTCGATAAACGTCCGTTTCAAGGTTTCAAAATTACCTTGATAAGTGTCCATATGATCCGCTTCAATATTGGTTACAATACTGACCATCGGTTGCAAGTGTAAGAAAGAGGCATCACTTTCATCGGCTTCAGCGATTAGGATCCGGCTACTCCCCAACCGTGCATTTGTACCTGCACTTTTGACCAACCCGCCATTGACGAACGTCGGGTCTAACCCGGCTTCGAAATAAATTTGTGTCACTAAAGCAGTCGTCGTGGTTTTTCCATGCGTTCCTGCGACAGCAATCCCATGACGAAAGCGCATCAGTTCAGCCAACATTTCAGCCCGACGTACAATCGGTACACGTCTTTCTCTGGCTTCAATGAGCTCAGGATTATTCATATCAATGGCAGTCGAAACAACGACAACACTCGCTTGCGCAACATTTTCCGCCTGATGCCCAATATGAATGATCGCACCTTTCGCTTTTAAATTATCGGTGACCGCATTGGCCGCAATATCAGATCCGGTGATCTGATAGCCTTCATTCAACAGAACCTCGGCGATACCACTCATACCGGCGCCACCAATCCCGACAAAGTGAATACTCTTCACCCGACGCATTTCAGGAATGATTGTTCTAAGCTGGGATAAGTCAGGCGTATAGGTCATTGTCATGAAACTTTCCATTATTCAGTTAAAGAGATGATCGCATTCACAACGATCTTATCGGCATCAGGTTGCGCCAGTTGTCTGGCTTTCGCGGCCATATCGAGCAATCGACTGCGATCAAGTTGAGCAATCGCATCAGCCATTTTCTGCGCACTTAGCTGTGGTTGCTCGATCATTATCGCAGCATCTGCCGCAACCAAATGATCAGCATTCAGTGCTTGTTGGCGATCTTTGTGCATAAAGGGAACAAAAATAGCCCCCACCCCGGCGGCTGCAATTTCAGAAACCGTTAATGCGCCAGACCGACAAATCAGCAAATCAGCCCACGCATAAGCTTCGGCCACATCATCAATAAATTCTGTCACACAAACATGCTCAATGTGTTGTTGACGATATTGTTGCGTAACGGACGACTGATTTCCCTTCCCGGCCTGATGACGAATTTCAACCGGATGATTCGCCAACAATGCCATTGCATCAGGCATCGTCTGATTCAAAATTCGAGCGCCTTGGCTCCCGCCCATCACCAATATACGAATAGGGCCATCGCGATCTTTCATTCTCTGCACCGGCTCCGCCAGTCGGGCCACGTCGGTACGTACTGGATT
It encodes the following:
- the murC gene encoding UDP-N-acetylmuramate--L-alanine ligase; translation: MTMTYTPDLSQLRTIIPEMRRVKSIHFVGIGGAGMSGIAEVLLNEGYQITGSDIAANAVTDNLKAKGAIIHIGHQAENVAQASVVVVSTAIDMNNPELIEARERRVPIVRRAEMLAELMRFRHGIAVAGTHGKTTTTALVTQIYFEAGLDPTFVNGGLVKSAGTNARLGSSRILIAEADESDASFLHLQPMVSIVTNIEADHMDTYQGNFETLKRTFIEFLHNLPFYGQAILCIDDPVVRELIPQLSRHVVTYGFSQDADVRIENYQQRGQQGQFTVVRKDRPDLSITLNIPGRHNAMNAAAAIAVATEDDIGDEAILKAMASTQGTGRRFDHLGVFDSGRGKVMLVDDYGHHPTEVDVTIQAARSGWAEKRLVMIFQPHRYSRTRDLYDDFANVLEQVDVLIMLDVYPAGEKPIAGADGRSLCRTIRSRGKIDPIFVPDSQTLPNILANVLQDGDLVLTQGAGDIGKVARQLALLQLNIDKMQQIG
- the ftsA gene encoding cell division protein FtsA, coding for MTKMTDDNIIVGLDVGTATVSALVGEILPDGQINIIGAGTSPSRGMDKGGVNDLESVVKSVQRAIDQAELMAECQISNVFLSISGKHIASRIEKGMGTISEEEVSQEDMDRAIHTAKSIKIGDEQRILHVIPQEFTIDYQEGIKNPLGLSGVRMEVSVHLISCHNDMARNIIKAVERCGLKVEQLVYSGLAASNAVITEDERELGVCVVDIGAGTMDIAIWTGGALRHTEVFSYAGNAVTSDIAFAFGTPVSDAEEIKVKYGCALSELVSKDDTVNVPSVGGRPSRSLQRQTLSEVIEPRYTELMGLVHQTIDTVQEKLRSEGIKHHLAAGVVLTGGAAQIEGLVECAERVFRNQVRVGKPLEVSGLTDYVKEPYHSTAVGLLHYARDSQISDETEYSEPKRQSMSGLFGRLRNWIQKEF
- a CDS encoding cell division protein FtsQ/DivIB, coding for MKQILMRSHQLSLSPWLRERVWGGIFLFSVTFFIGLLLYSALSWMWDEDRLPLSRIILQGHLKYVTAHDVQQAFASLEHVGTFMSQDVDQLQRSVQMIPWVEHASIRKQWPDTIKVFLTEHQVQAIWNGQSLLDEHGVVFHGDLGLVQGEHVKLYGPENSSVEVLDMWRKYNPEFQKLGLNISSLLLNERRAWQIILDNGIRLELGKESIKERIMRFVALYRYFGQKAEKISYIDLRYDTGAAVGWFSEQELDQENTTDDKNDR
- the lpxC gene encoding UDP-3-O-acyl-N-acetylglucosamine deacetylase, with the protein product MIRQRTLKEIVKTTGVGLHSGRKVTLTLRPAAANTGIIYRRTDVTPPVDFPANPEDVRDTMLCTALVNDEGIRISTVEHLNAALAGMGIDNAVVEVDAPEIPIMDGSASPFVFLLQQAGIEVQNAPKRFIRVKKPVRFEDGDKWAELVPYQGFRMDFEIDFNHPAIESDEQRLLFDFSSQSFVRDISRARTFGFMRDIEYLQSQNLCLGGSFDCAIVLDDYRILNEDGLRFANEFVTHKVLDAIGDLYMCGHSIVGEFRAYKSGHGLNNQLLRALLADQEAWEWATFGEDVGSPVAFADPSTVLA
- the ftsZ gene encoding cell division protein FtsZ, which encodes MFEPMMEMSDDAVIKVVGVGGGGGNAVEHMVRESIEGVEFISVNTDAQALRKTSVSAVIQIGGDITKGLGAGANPQVGRDAALEDKEKIKEYLTGADMVFIAAGMGGGTGTGAAPVIAEVAKELGVLTVAVVTKPFSFEGKKRLAFAEQGIEELSKHVDSLITIPNEKLLKVLGRGITLLEAFASANDVLKNAVQGIAELITRPGMINVDFADVRTVMSEMGHAMMGSGVAKGEDRAEEAAEMAISSPLLEDIDLAGARGVLVNITAGLDMRLDEFETVGNTVKAFASDNATVVIGTSLDPDMADEIRVTVVATGIGNEKKPDITLVAGGKANAQTASTQQQAASPQQSGVSHVAAKTEEKVAPKLQGNVESKSQPSSANSQGAGQSTAPKEKESGYLDIPAFLRRQAD